The following are encoded in a window of Candidatus Spechtbacterales bacterium genomic DNA:
- the tuf gene encoding elongation factor Tu, with the protein MAVEKFERTKPHVNVGTIGHVDHGKTTLTAALLKYAQLTGMKHSEKNIDQIDAAPEERERGITIALAHVEYETEARHYAHIDAPGHADYIKNMITGAAQMDGAILVVSAADGPMPQTREHILLAHQVGVPKIIVFLNKVDQVDDPELIDLVEAEVRELLSKYEYDGDNTPIIRGSALQALNASSVDDDAAKPMGELLKAVDEYIPVPEREVDKPFLMPIEDVFSIEGRGTVVTGRIERGKVNVGEEIEIVGMRDTQKTAVTGVEMFNKQLDEGLAGDNVGLLLRGLKKDDVERGQVIVKTGSVTPHTEFEAEVYILKKEEGGRHTPFFTGYKPQFYFRTTDVTGDVTLPEGTEMVMPGDTVTFKVKLVVPVAMEEKQRFAIREGGKTVGAGVITKVVN; encoded by the coding sequence ATGGCAGTAGAAAAATTTGAACGAACAAAACCGCACGTTAACGTCGGTACAATTGGTCACGTAGACCACGGTAAGACAACACTTACGGCAGCACTTTTGAAGTATGCTCAGCTTACGGGCATGAAGCATTCAGAAAAAAACATTGATCAGATTGACGCAGCTCCTGAAGAAAGGGAGCGAGGTATTACAATTGCGTTAGCTCACGTAGAGTACGAGACAGAAGCGCGTCACTATGCCCACATCGATGCCCCTGGACACGCTGACTACATTAAGAACATGATTACAGGTGCCGCTCAGATGGACGGTGCCATTTTGGTGGTTTCAGCTGCTGATGGACCTATGCCCCAAACTCGTGAGCACATATTGCTTGCGCACCAGGTGGGTGTTCCAAAGATTATTGTTTTTCTAAACAAAGTTGACCAGGTTGATGATCCGGAACTTATAGATCTTGTTGAAGCTGAGGTTCGTGAACTTCTTTCAAAATATGAATATGATGGAGACAACACTCCAATTATAAGAGGTTCTGCTCTGCAGGCCTTGAATGCCTCAAGTGTTGACGACGATGCCGCAAAGCCTATGGGTGAACTTCTTAAGGCGGTAGATGAGTACATACCTGTACCCGAAAGAGAGGTAGACAAGCCCTTTCTTATGCCCATTGAAGACGTTTTTTCAATTGAGGGACGCGGAACAGTTGTAACAGGAAGGATTGAAAGAGGAAAAGTAAATGTAGGTGAAGAGATTGAAATTGTTGGTATGAGAGACACGCAAAAGACAGCTGTTACAGGAGTAGAGATGTTTAATAAACAACTTGACGAAGGATTGGCCGGAGATAACGTAGGGCTTCTTTTACGAGGTCTTAAAAAAGACGATGTAGAAAGAGGACAAGTTATTGTAAAGACAGGATCTGTAACTCCGCACACAGAGTTTGAAGCTGAGGTATATATTCTAAAGAAGGAAGAAGGAGGAAGGCACACACCCTTTTTTACAGGTTACAAGCCTCAGTTCTACTTTAGAACAACTGATGTAACGGGAGATGTAACTTTGCCTGAGGGTACTGAAATGGTAATGCCCGGCGATACTGTAACTTTTAAAGTAAAGCTTGTGGTACCGGTTGCGATGGAAGAAAAGCAGAGGTTTGCTATCCGTGAAGGAGGCAAGACTGTAGGTGCGGGGGTTATTACTAAGGTTGTAAACTAA
- the rpsJ gene encoding 30S ribosomal protein S10, whose amino-acid sequence MASAQDAKSKTKEKEDLRQRIRIKIKSYDHQVIDSSVKQIVDTALRYGSEIKGPVPLPTEIKKYTVNRSSFVHKTSREQFEMRIHKRLIDIYNPSGQLIDALMDLNLPAGVDIEVKM is encoded by the coding sequence ATGGCAAGCGCGCAAGATGCGAAATCAAAAACCAAAGAAAAAGAAGATCTAAGGCAAAGAATTAGGATAAAAATAAAATCTTATGATCATCAGGTTATCGACTCTAGTGTTAAACAGATAGTTGATACTGCTCTTCGTTATGGTTCAGAGATTAAAGGGCCCGTCCCCTTACCTACAGAGATAAAGAAGTACACGGTAAATAGATCTAGTTTTGTTCACAAAACATCCAGAGAGCAGTTTGAAATGCGAATCCATAAGCGTCTTATAGACATATACAATCCTTCGGGACAGTTAATAGACGCATTAATGGATTTAAATTTGCCTGCAGGGGTTGATATTGAGGTGAAAATGTAA
- the rplC gene encoding 50S ribosomal protein L3: MKFIIGKKLGMTQIYDNNGNVVPVTLIDASGAAVTQVLKEDKQGYNAVQLGVGSKKLSKPEQGHIKDSVDDKGNGFAFLREFHVEGGELKKGDKIVVDQFEVGDKVVVRGTTKGKGFQGVVKRWGFAGGNKTHGNKHTLRTPGSIGSAFPQRVFKGLKMAGHMGVDQKSVINLKVAYIDKENNILGVKGSVPGNNGSYVEVVTRK; this comes from the coding sequence ATGAAATTTATTATTGGAAAAAAATTAGGAATGACACAGATTTACGACAATAATGGTAATGTTGTTCCGGTAACTTTAATTGACGCATCGGGTGCCGCTGTTACCCAAGTGCTTAAGGAAGACAAGCAGGGGTATAATGCTGTCCAGCTTGGCGTGGGCAGTAAAAAGCTCAGCAAGCCGGAACAGGGGCATATTAAAGACTCTGTTGATGATAAAGGAAATGGATTTGCTTTTTTGCGTGAGTTTCACGTAGAAGGAGGCGAGCTTAAAAAAGGAGATAAGATTGTAGTAGACCAGTTTGAGGTGGGTGACAAAGTTGTTGTCCGCGGCACAACTAAAGGAAAAGGTTTTCAAGGAGTTGTTAAGAGGTGGGGATTTGCCGGCGGGAATAAAACCCATGGCAACAAACACACCCTCCGTACCCCCGGGTCTATAGGGTCAGCATTTCCACAGCGCGTTTTTAAAGGATTAAAAATGGCGGGACACATGGGTGTTGACCAAAAAAGCGTAATAAATTTGAAGGTTGCATATATAGATAAAGAAAATAACATCCTGGGCGTTAAAGGTTCCGTCCCCGGCAACAACGGCAGTTATGTAGAGGTTGTTACAAGAAAATAA
- the rplD gene encoding 50S ribosomal protein L4: protein MIKLEVYNKEGKKTGSQEVPETVFGLSRNDALVHQVYTSKLANKRRPYAHTKTRAEVRGGGRKPWRQKGTGRARHGSTRSPIWVGGGVTFGPRNDRVFSKKVNKKMNRKAIVTALSAKAEAGNIYVAESLEYPELKTKHGAGFIFQLGIQGKSAVVYGTAEDKGFSRVFRNLPRVKPVNINRLNILDILDNRYCIISKTALTHIINQYANTSTHIQKESGEGKAPNSEEKTERRKAGAERAGVKEN from the coding sequence ATGATCAAGCTTGAAGTATACAACAAAGAAGGAAAGAAAACAGGTTCTCAGGAAGTACCCGAAACTGTTTTTGGATTATCTCGCAATGACGCTCTTGTGCATCAGGTGTATACATCAAAACTTGCTAATAAGCGTCGCCCTTACGCACATACAAAAACCAGAGCGGAAGTTAGAGGAGGAGGGCGAAAACCATGGAGACAGAAAGGAACCGGGCGCGCAAGGCATGGGTCAACCCGTTCGCCCATATGGGTCGGAGGTGGTGTGACATTTGGTCCACGCAATGACCGTGTTTTTTCAAAGAAAGTAAACAAGAAAATGAATCGTAAAGCTATTGTTACAGCGCTTAGCGCGAAAGCGGAAGCCGGAAATATATATGTAGCAGAGTCTCTTGAATATCCGGAGTTAAAAACAAAGCATGGCGCGGGATTTATTTTTCAGTTGGGCATTCAGGGTAAATCCGCTGTAGTTTATGGAACAGCAGAAGATAAAGGTTTTAGCAGGGTGTTTCGTAACTTACCAAGAGTAAAACCTGTAAATATAAACAGGCTAAACATACTGGACATTTTAGATAATAGATATTGTATAATTTCAAAAACAGCATTAACACATATAATTAATCAATATGCCAATACTTCAACACATATTCAAAAAGAATCAGGGGAAGGAAAGGCCCCAAACTCAGAAGAAAAAACTGAGAGAAGAAAAGCAGGGGCAGAGAGAGCAGGAGTTAAAGAAAACTGA
- the rplW gene encoding 50S ribosomal protein L23, whose protein sequence is MPILQHIFKKNQGKERPQTQKKKLREEKQGQREQELKKTDKLQTESGSPKTKKSRDKQSTSAINLNNAYGAYGVVLRPHISEKSVSQNSEGKYVFEVAPQAGKKEIQKAIEIMYGVKVDSVNKIKMPAKRTRYRFQSGTSSRPGKAVVTLKKGQEIEVLPQ, encoded by the coding sequence ATGCCAATACTTCAACACATATTCAAAAAGAATCAGGGGAAGGAAAGGCCCCAAACTCAGAAGAAAAAACTGAGAGAAGAAAAGCAGGGGCAGAGAGAGCAGGAGTTAAAGAAAACTGATAAGCTCCAGACGGAATCCGGTTCACCTAAGACAAAGAAGAGTAGGGATAAGCAGTCAACCTCTGCAATCAATTTAAATAACGCTTACGGCGCTTATGGAGTTGTATTGCGACCACATATATCTGAAAAGAGTGTTTCTCAAAATTCTGAAGGAAAATATGTGTTTGAGGTAGCTCCCCAGGCAGGAAAGAAAGAGATACAGAAGGCAATTGAAATTATGTATGGTGTTAAGGTTGATAGTGTAAATAAAATTAAAATGCCTGCAAAAAGAACACGATATAGATTTCAGAGCGGTACAAGTTCACGCCCTGGCAAGGCAGTTGTTACCTTGAAGAAGGGGCAAGAAATAGAAGTTTTACCACAGTAA
- the rplB gene encoding 50S ribosomal protein L2, which produces MAVKRHKPTTPGRRGMVTTDYGVLTKKEPEKSLTSAYHRKKGRSHGKISVRHKGGGSKKLYRDIDFKQDQVGETLTVKALEYDPYRSAFIALVHNDNGIKRYILAPEGIKVGAKLSIAEKTPIKDGNRMILGNIPVGTFVHNVEIKRGRGGQLARSAGSYTRVLAHDAQKTQLVMPSSEVRIISSAGFATVGTVSNSTHREEVVGKAGKNRLRGKRPHVRGSAMNPVDHPHGGGEGRSPIGMKHPKTPWGKNAYGVKTRRPNKYSDKHIVKRRKKKKRK; this is translated from the coding sequence ATGGCTGTTAAACGGCACAAACCAACAACTCCGGGAAGAAGAGGAATGGTAACTACAGATTACGGAGTTTTAACTAAAAAGGAGCCTGAAAAAAGCTTAACGAGTGCTTATCATAGAAAAAAAGGAAGAAGCCACGGAAAGATATCAGTTAGACACAAAGGAGGCGGCTCTAAAAAGTTATACAGAGATATAGACTTTAAACAGGACCAGGTTGGGGAGACGCTAACTGTTAAAGCTCTTGAGTACGATCCATACAGGTCTGCGTTTATAGCTCTTGTACATAATGATAATGGTATTAAGCGGTATATACTTGCACCGGAGGGAATTAAGGTTGGGGCTAAACTCAGCATTGCAGAAAAAACTCCTATTAAGGATGGCAATCGCATGATACTGGGAAATATTCCAGTTGGCACATTTGTACATAATGTAGAGATAAAAAGAGGCAGGGGCGGACAGCTTGCAAGGTCTGCAGGTTCATATACGCGTGTTCTTGCGCATGATGCCCAAAAAACCCAACTTGTCATGCCCTCGTCTGAAGTCAGAATAATTTCAAGCGCAGGATTTGCGACAGTAGGCACTGTTTCTAATAGTACACATAGGGAAGAAGTTGTAGGAAAAGCGGGAAAGAACAGATTAAGAGGAAAGAGGCCACATGTAAGAGGTTCAGCAATGAACCCCGTTGACCATCCTCACGGAGGAGGTGAGGGTCGGTCTCCGATAGGAATGAAGCACCCCAAAACACCATGGGGTAAAAACGCATACGGTGTTAAGACCAGGCGACCCAATAAGTATTCTGATAAGCATATAGTTAAAAGGCGTAAAAAGAAAAAAAGAAAATAG
- the rpsS gene encoding 30S ribosomal protein S19: protein MSRSLKKGPYVDEKLLKKLQKVKKDEKTVIKTWARASTITPEMVGYTIGVHNGKEHTPVFITEDMVGHKLGEFSPTRKFVRHGGKLQSSMEKRH from the coding sequence ATGAGTAGATCACTAAAAAAAGGACCATACGTAGACGAAAAATTGTTAAAGAAGTTGCAGAAAGTCAAAAAAGATGAGAAAACCGTTATTAAGACATGGGCGCGCGCGTCTACCATTACTCCGGAGATGGTTGGGTACACGATAGGAGTTCATAATGGAAAGGAACATACACCTGTATTTATTACCGAAGATATGGTTGGACACAAGCTTGGTGAGTTTTCTCCTACAAGAAAGTTTGTAAGACACGGAGGGAAACTTCAAAGCAGTATGGAAAAGAGACACTAG
- the rplV gene encoding 50S ribosomal protein L22 yields the protein MAEYKAKLSYLKISPRKVRLVADLVRNQNIEEARMQLKYSNKRASVSLLKLLNSAVSNAKDVTEGINESNLRIKEIRVDEGPMLKRYMPVARGTVHEIQKKTSHVTLILSEKELKKQQETNNKRQAKSERKPSESEKVKTQNTKTQGKSKKQNIAKGDN from the coding sequence ATGGCAGAATACAAAGCAAAATTATCATATTTAAAGATATCACCAAGAAAAGTAAGGTTGGTTGCGGATTTAGTGCGGAACCAGAATATTGAGGAGGCTCGCATGCAGTTAAAATATTCAAACAAAAGAGCTTCTGTTTCACTGTTAAAGCTTTTAAATTCAGCTGTAAGTAACGCAAAAGATGTTACTGAGGGTATTAATGAAAGCAATTTGCGCATCAAGGAAATTCGTGTTGATGAAGGCCCTATGCTAAAAAGATATATGCCCGTTGCGCGTGGCACGGTGCATGAGATACAGAAAAAGACAAGCCACGTGACTTTAATTCTTTCGGAGAAAGAATTAAAGAAGCAACAAGAGACAAATAACAAGAGACAAGCAAAATCAGAGCGAAAACCATCTGAAAGTGAAAAAGTAAAAACGCAAAATACAAAAACACAAGGTAAAAGTAAAAAACAAAATATCGCCAAAGGCGATAACTAA
- the rpsC gene encoding 30S ribosomal protein S3 has translation MTHKTHPLSKRLGYTKGWNSRWFDSKKYAENAQQDYLIREYTLEKFKNAGVASVEVERFANSISVIIYTSRPGLIIGRGGTGIEEAKKEMHKELRNKMRRRHDAREREQLVAPEIRVEVREVRDSDAHARLIALNVAEQLERRMPFRRVIKRSLDRVMTNKEVEGAKISVAGRLNGAEMARSEFVKEGNLPLQTLRADIDYAYVQALTKYGVIGVKVWIYRGEKLE, from the coding sequence ATGACTCATAAAACTCACCCACTTAGTAAAAGATTAGGATATACAAAAGGATGGAATTCCCGTTGGTTTGATAGTAAAAAATATGCTGAAAATGCCCAGCAAGACTACCTTATAAGAGAATATACTCTTGAAAAATTTAAAAACGCGGGAGTTGCCAGTGTTGAAGTTGAAAGGTTTGCTAATTCAATTTCAGTTATAATATATACTTCAAGACCAGGGTTAATAATTGGACGCGGGGGAACAGGAATAGAAGAGGCTAAAAAAGAGATGCACAAAGAGTTGCGTAATAAAATGAGGCGCAGGCACGATGCCAGAGAGCGCGAACAGTTGGTAGCCCCCGAGATTAGAGTAGAGGTAAGAGAGGTTCGCGACAGCGATGCTCACGCCCGACTCATTGCACTTAACGTAGCAGAACAGCTTGAAAGAAGGATGCCTTTTAGGAGAGTTATTAAGAGGTCGCTGGATAGAGTTATGACTAATAAGGAGGTTGAGGGGGCTAAAATATCTGTTGCAGGTCGGCTTAATGGAGCGGAAATGGCAAGGAGCGAGTTTGTTAAGGAAGGCAATCTACCCCTTCAGACACTACGTGCCGACATAGATTATGCGTATGTACAAGCTTTGACTAAATATGGAGTGATCGGAGTTAAGGTTTGGATATATAGAGGAGAAAAATTAGAATAA
- the rplP gene encoding 50S ribosomal protein L16, producing MLLPKKVKHRKWWKGRKRTSMESRGTYLAFGQYGLQVSEGEAWITSRQIEASRRAITRYMKRGGKVWIRVFPDKPVTRKGTEVPMGGGKGAVDHFVTPVYPGRVLFEVDGVSEEIAREALKRASYKLPVKTKVIVR from the coding sequence ATGCTGTTACCTAAAAAAGTAAAACATAGAAAATGGTGGAAAGGCCGCAAAAGAACGAGTATGGAAAGTCGCGGGACGTATTTGGCATTTGGGCAGTATGGTTTACAGGTTTCCGAAGGGGAGGCATGGATAACTTCGCGCCAGATAGAGGCATCACGTCGTGCGATAACGAGATATATGAAGCGAGGCGGAAAAGTTTGGATAAGAGTTTTTCCTGATAAGCCCGTAACTCGAAAGGGTACAGAGGTTCCCATGGGTGGCGGAAAGGGTGCTGTAGATCATTTTGTAACTCCTGTATATCCGGGAAGAGTACTCTTTGAGGTAGATGGAGTTTCTGAAGAGATAGCACGCGAGGCTCTTAAAAGAGCAAGTTATAAGTTACCGGTAAAAACTAAGGTGATAGTCCGCTAA
- the rpmC gene encoding 50S ribosomal protein L29 — MKAQELKKKSSEELNKLLKDKKSQAVNLRMNIASGNVKNVRELHNIKKDVARIITILRERAVAVTTEE, encoded by the coding sequence ATGAAAGCACAGGAATTAAAGAAAAAATCAAGCGAAGAGTTAAATAAACTACTTAAGGATAAAAAAAGCCAGGCAGTAAATTTAAGAATGAATATCGCTAGTGGTAATGTTAAGAATGTACGTGAATTGCACAATATTAAAAAAGATGTAGCGCGTATTATCACAATATTGAGAGAGAGAGCTGTCGCTGTTACTACAGAAGAATAA
- the rpsQ gene encoding 30S ribosomal protein S17: protein MTNKKEKKENTVNRKKMRGTVVSNKMEKTLVVEVNRLLEHPKYKKRFKKSKKYKAHYEDGEYNIGDKVVIEETRPISKDKRFRVLK, encoded by the coding sequence ATGACAAACAAAAAAGAGAAAAAAGAGAATACAGTAAACCGAAAGAAGATGAGAGGTACTGTTGTTTCAAACAAGATGGAAAAAACCCTTGTAGTAGAGGTAAATCGCTTGCTTGAACACCCAAAGTACAAAAAAAGATTTAAGAAATCAAAAAAATATAAGGCCCACTACGAAGATGGTGAATACAACATCGGTGATAAGGTTGTAATAGAAGAAACAAGGCCTATTTCAAAAGATAAAAGATTTCGTGTACTAAAATAG
- the rplN gene encoding 50S ribosomal protein L14, whose product MIQNQTRLKVADNSGAKEIMCIRVLGGSKRRYAEIGDVIVASVKKAEPRRPVKKKDVVRAVIVRQRKPFRRKDGSYIYFDENAAVILDGVMPKGGRIFGPIPRELKQRGYAKIASLSQELL is encoded by the coding sequence ATGATACAAAACCAGACAAGACTAAAAGTAGCAGATAATTCAGGTGCCAAAGAGATAATGTGCATCCGCGTTTTGGGAGGCAGTAAAAGAAGATATGCTGAAATAGGCGACGTTATTGTGGCATCTGTTAAAAAAGCTGAACCGCGTCGTCCTGTAAAGAAAAAGGATGTGGTTAGGGCTGTTATTGTGCGTCAGAGAAAACCTTTTCGCAGAAAGGATGGGTCATATATTTATTTTGATGAGAATGCGGCAGTTATTTTGGATGGAGTAATGCCTAAGGGTGGTAGAATATTTGGACCAATACCAAGAGAGTTAAAACAGAGAGGTTATGCTAAAATAGCTTCGTTGTCACAGGAATTATTGTAA
- the rplX gene encoding 50S ribosomal protein L24 has protein sequence MKIKTGDKVLILHGKNRGKTGKVLSAIPQKGTLVVEGVNIQKQHVRPKKQGEKGQVIEKPGPVDVSNVKLVCTNCNKAARVGYKVEGGTKYRVCKKCNNAIK, from the coding sequence ATGAAAATAAAAACAGGAGACAAAGTATTAATATTGCACGGTAAAAATCGGGGAAAGACCGGAAAGGTTCTTTCTGCTATACCTCAAAAAGGAACTCTGGTTGTAGAGGGAGTGAATATTCAGAAACAGCATGTAAGGCCTAAAAAACAAGGTGAAAAAGGACAGGTTATTGAAAAGCCCGGCCCTGTTGATGTATCTAATGTAAAACTGGTTTGCACAAACTGCAATAAAGCCGCGCGCGTAGGATATAAAGTAGAAGGGGGTACAAAATATAGAGTGTGCAAGAAATGCAACAATGCAATTAAATAG
- the rplE gene encoding 50S ribosomal protein L5 translates to MAETLSLDKEYKEKIKPELAKEFGGLNSHAVPRLEKIIVNSGIGKIAMLRKGKSTGSQTDEEMLGDIVEGLSNIAGQKPHLIYARKSIAGFKLREGMPVGLRVTLRGKRMYDFLARLNNVALPRTRDFRGISSEGVDKGGNLTIGIKESSIFPEVPTSNFNWGFEITLVTNTNDKEHALQLFKRLGVPFKSEDK, encoded by the coding sequence ATGGCAGAAACACTAAGTTTAGATAAAGAATATAAGGAAAAGATAAAACCCGAACTCGCTAAGGAGTTCGGTGGTCTTAACTCGCACGCAGTTCCGCGTCTGGAAAAAATAATTGTAAATAGCGGTATTGGTAAGATAGCGATGTTGCGAAAAGGTAAAAGCACTGGTTCTCAAACAGATGAAGAAATGCTCGGTGATATTGTTGAAGGACTAAGTAATATAGCGGGTCAAAAACCACATCTTATATATGCTCGAAAAAGTATTGCGGGATTTAAACTAAGAGAAGGAATGCCCGTCGGTCTAAGAGTTACTCTTAGAGGTAAAAGAATGTATGATTTCCTGGCTCGCTTAAATAACGTTGCACTGCCTAGAACAAGAGATTTTAGAGGTATTTCTTCTGAGGGGGTTGATAAAGGTGGTAATTTGACAATAGGCATCAAGGAGAGTAGTATTTTTCCTGAAGTGCCAACATCTAATTTTAACTGGGGTTTTGAAATTACTCTTGTAACCAATACTAATGACAAAGAGCATGCCCTACAGTTATTTAAAAGGTTGGGTGTGCCATTTAAATCCGAAGATAAGTAG
- a CDS encoding type Z 30S ribosomal protein S14 encodes MPKKSKIAKAYKKPKFSTRKENRCFRCGRNRGYMRDFDLCRICFREMASRGELPGVRKSSW; translated from the coding sequence ATGCCTAAGAAATCTAAAATAGCAAAAGCATACAAAAAGCCAAAGTTTTCAACCAGAAAAGAAAACAGGTGTTTTCGATGTGGGAGGAACAGAGGATATATGCGTGATTTTGACCTTTGCAGAATATGTTTTCGTGAAATGGCAAGCCGGGGAGAATTACCCGGTGTCCGAAAATCAAGCTGGTAA
- the rpsH gene encoding 30S ribosomal protein S8, whose translation MSHTDPIADMLTVIRNAQAANKSTVKIPYSGVKFELVKILEKEGYIGSVEKKGTKPKQVIIVNLKYKESGMPQITHIKRISTPGQRIYIGYRDVQNVKEGYGTAVISTPAGLLTNEEAKKRKLGGERICEIW comes from the coding sequence ATGTCACACACAGATCCAATAGCAGATATGTTAACAGTTATAAGAAACGCGCAAGCCGCGAATAAAAGTACGGTTAAAATTCCTTACTCCGGAGTTAAGTTTGAATTGGTAAAAATATTAGAAAAAGAGGGTTATATCGGTTCAGTTGAGAAAAAAGGAACAAAGCCCAAGCAGGTTATAATTGTTAATTTGAAATATAAAGAAAGCGGCATGCCGCAAATAACACATATCAAAAGAATAAGCACACCGGGTCAGAGAATATACATAGGTTATAGAGATGTGCAGAATGTGAAGGAAGGTTATGGCACAGCTGTAATATCAACACCCGCGGGTCTTCTTACAAACGAGGAAGCTAAGAAACGCAAATTAGGAGGAGAGCGGATATGTGAGATTTGGTAA
- the rplF gene encoding 50S ribosomal protein L6: MSRIGKKPIDIPDKVEVTVEDDTIKAKGPLGELSLDFPDIVKVELTDNTVAVSLARTGNKFKPYWGLYRALIANIIQGVHEGFQKKLSIEGVGYRAEIKGDELVLNLGYSHPVVMEIPKDLKIEVEKNIITVSGIDKQRVGQMAADIRSKRKPEPYKGKGIRYEGEHVRRKAGKRAIAGGGK; encoded by the coding sequence ATGTCACGAATAGGAAAAAAACCAATTGATATCCCCGACAAAGTAGAAGTAACAGTTGAGGATGATACCATCAAAGCTAAAGGCCCTCTTGGGGAACTATCTTTGGATTTCCCCGATATTGTAAAAGTTGAGTTAACAGATAATACTGTTGCTGTTTCATTGGCAAGAACTGGAAATAAATTTAAGCCGTATTGGGGACTTTACAGAGCGCTTATCGCAAATATTATACAGGGAGTTCATGAGGGTTTTCAGAAAAAGCTTAGCATAGAAGGTGTTGGGTACAGGGCGGAGATTAAAGGAGATGAGTTGGTTTTAAACCTTGGATATTCGCACCCCGTTGTTATGGAGATTCCAAAAGATTTGAAAATTGAAGTTGAAAAAAACATAATAACTGTTTCAGGTATAGACAAACAAAGAGTTGGGCAGATGGCAGCAGATATAAGAAGTAAGAGAAAACCCGAACCTTACAAGGGTAAAGGTATAAGATACGAAGGTGAGCACGTGCGTAGAAAAGCAGGTAAGCGCGCCATAGCCGGAGGTGGTAAATAA
- the rplR gene encoding 50S ribosomal protein L18, translating to MSKIKERRLKRIRRHKRVRARVSGTPQRPRLFVFKSNQHIYCGLADDVNSKVLLVFSDLKLSGKKTNNPTLEISKKVGEELGKGAVKAGYKKVVFDRGGYKYHGKIKALAEGARSAGLKF from the coding sequence ATGTCAAAAATAAAAGAAAGAAGATTAAAAAGAATAAGAAGGCACAAGCGAGTGAGGGCGCGTGTTTCAGGTACACCGCAACGTCCGCGTTTATTTGTCTTTAAGAGTAATCAGCATATATATTGCGGGTTGGCAGATGATGTAAATAGTAAGGTGTTGTTAGTATTTTCTGATTTAAAATTGTCCGGCAAAAAGACAAACAACCCTACTTTGGAAATATCAAAAAAAGTAGGTGAGGAACTGGGTAAAGGGGCTGTAAAGGCGGGATATAAAAAAGTAGTATTTGATAGAGGAGGATATAAATATCACGGAAAAATAAAAGCGCTTGCCGAAGGTGCGCGCTCAGCAGGATTAAAATTCTAA
- a CDS encoding uL15 family ribosomal protein: protein MQVHDIKKPKQKSRRRVGRGGKRGTYSGRGMKGQKSRAGHRIRPQIRDYIFKVPKLGGPTKKAGNAIGSQSAPVFSVNTGDLEKVVKKGDVVDIEFLIKNKLVKNYKGRPPKRVKLLGKGELKKAVTIKGLILSKSAKEQVEKSGGKIE from the coding sequence ATGCAGGTTCACGATATAAAAAAACCAAAACAGAAGTCTCGAAGAAGGGTAGGCAGGGGCGGAAAACGCGGAACATATTCCGGTAGAGGAATGAAGGGACAAAAATCACGCGCAGGACATAGAATAAGGCCTCAGATTCGGGACTATATATTTAAGGTTCCCAAGTTAGGAGGTCCTACAAAAAAAGCAGGCAACGCAATTGGTTCACAGTCTGCACCGGTGTTTTCGGTTAATACTGGAGATTTGGAAAAGGTTGTAAAAAAAGGAGATGTCGTTGATATTGAGTTTTTGATAAAAAATAAGCTTGTAAAAAATTACAAAGGACGCCCTCCCAAGCGTGTAAAACTTTTAGGCAAGGGCGAGCTTAAAAAAGCTGTTACCATAAAAGGACTAATTCTTTCAAAAAGCGCAAAAGAACAAGTTGAAAAATCCGGAGGAAAAATAGAATAA